GGCAGGGgcagagacagtctcactatgttgtccaggctggtcttgaactgctgggctcacgcaatcctcctgcttcggcctcccaaagtgttggaattacaggcctgagccaccaggcccagcccagaTTTCTATCTTTTTCTGTTACACCTCAGGGCttcaatcccaccactttgaagtcttgggctcaagcaatcaatcctccagtgttggcctctcaaagtgttggaattaaaggcgtgagccgAAGTGCCTGGCCCAGGCTCAGCTTTCCTTATCTTCATAGCAATGCCATCCATCCAGACACTTGTTCTTTATCTGAGCCTTCACATCAAATCCACCaggtaggccaggcgcagtggctcacgcctgtaattccagcactttgggaggccaagatgggtggatcacttgaggtcaggagttcgagaccagcctgagcaacatggtaaaaccctgtctctactaaaaatacaaaaattagctgggcatggtggcgcgtgcctgtaatcccagctacttgggaggctgaggcaggagaatcacttgagcctcgggggtagaggttgcagtgagttgagattgcgccattgcactccagcctcagcgacagatggactccgtctcaaaaaaaataaataaataaaagataaaaaaataaatccagtcaggcgcagtggctcacgcctgtaatcccagcactttgggaggccaaggcggatggatcaccaggtcaagagatggagaccatcctggccaacgtggtgaaatcccatctctactaaaaatacaaaaactagcttggcgtggtggcacgcgcctgtagtcccagctactcgggaggctgaggcaagagaatcacttgaacctgggaagcggaggttgcagtgagccaagatcgtgccactggactccagcctggcgacagagcaagactgtctcaaaaatcaatccACCAGGTAGTTCAACCTGACTCCTCTGCTCCCACTGCTTGGCCCAGGTCACCATCATCTATCCACTGGGTAACTCCAAAAACCTCCCAACAATGTCAACCGGAGTCTACCCTTGCCTTTCTCTACATCTATTCCTAACGTTGCAGCCAAAATGCTTCTGTCAAACTGTAAAGCAGattgtcatttctttgctcaaaCCCTCATAATGGCTCTCCACTTGCCATAAAGTAAAACCCAAAATCCTTATaatgggcaggtgcagtggcttagctcatgcctgtaatctctgcactttgggaaggtgaggtgggaagactgcttgggCTTAGGAAttcctgaccagcctgggcaacataacaaaaccccatctcaggccaggcacagtggctcacgcctgtaatcctagcactttgggagaccaagacgggcggatcacttgaggtcaggagttcaagaccagcctggccaacatggtgaaaccctatctctactaaaaataaaaaaattagatgggcgtggtggcgggcacctgtaatcacagctactcgggaggctgaggcagtagaatcactcaaacccaggaggcggaggttgcagtgagcaaagctctgtgtcattgcactccagcctgggcgacaaagcaagacttcttctcaaaaaaaaaaaaaaaaaaaaaaaaaaaaaagacaaaatccttATAACGTCCTACAAAGCCCTTCAAAATTTGCCTTCTCCCCATTATCTCTCTGAACGCCCTTCCTTCTGCCACTTTGACCCAGACACATACATTCCTTCTGGCTGCTCCTTAAACTTGCCAGGTATGTACTTGCTTAATAGCCTTTGCtccattccctctgcctggaatgttcttcccagATGTCTAATTGGCTGCCTACCCTGACCACCCTATTTAACTCTGCACTCTGCCCTCAGAGTGGGGGCAGCCCACTCTTTCTTTTCCATAGCATTTAACATCTTCTGGGCatggcgcgggggctcacgcctgtaatcccaacactttgggaggccgaggcgggcagatcatgaggtcaagagatcgagaccatcctggccaacatagttaaaccctgtctctactaaaaatacaaaaattagctgggcatggtgatgcgcgcctgtagtcccagatactcgggaggctgaggcaggagaatcgcttgaacccggaaggtggaggttgcagtgagcagaggttgtgccactccactccagcctggcaacagagtcagaccccGTAGacagggctcttttttttttttttgagctagagtttcattcttgttgtccaggctggagtgcaatggcacgatcttggcttgctgcaacctccgcctcccagattcaagcaattctcctgtctcagcctcccgagtagctgggattacaggcatgtgccaccacaccgggctaatttttgtatttttagtagagacggggtttcaccatgttgctcaggctggtcttgaactcctgacctcaggtgttccgcccaccttggcctcccaaagtgttgggattacaggcatgagccactgtgcccggccaacagaGCTCTTTATTATGTTCACTGATGTATTCCAGGAGCCCAGCCTGGGACAtcataaatatttgtgaagtaAATGAATTAGTTGTAAGGCTTAGAGATattggtgctcagtaaatacttggtATCACTATTATTAATAGGTCATAGGCCCAAGCTTTGAGCTTACACTGTAGTTAAAAGGaaactgggccgggcgtggtggctcacgcctgtaatcccagcactttgggaggctgaggtgggcggatcacgaggtcaggacattgagaccatcctggctaacacactgaaacctcgtctctactaaaaaatagaaaaaagtagccgggcatggtggcaggcgcctgtagtccctgctactcgggaggctgaggcaggagaatggcgtgagcccgggaggtggagcttgcagtgagccgggatcgcaccactgcactccagcctgggcaacagagcgagactctgtctcaaaaaaaagcaaagtggagccaggtgcagtggctcacgcctgtaatttgggaggccaaggcgggaagatcacctgaggtcaggagttcgagaccaccctggccaacatggcgaaaccctgtctttttgtaaaaacacaaaaattaaccagaaatggtggcgggcgcctgtagtcccagctacttgggaggctgaggtgggagaatcgcttgcacccaggagacggaggttgcagtgaaccgagatcatgccactgcactccagcctgggcgatagagggagactccgtctcaaaaaaaaaaacaactcaccccagtaatcccagcactttgggaggcagaggtggggggattgtttgaggccaggagtttgagacagcctggtcaacatagtgagacccctatttctgcaaaaatttaaaaattagacgggcatggtggtgtgaacctgtcatcccagctacttaggaggctgaggcgggaggatcgcttgaactgaggagttggaggctgcagcgagccaagatggtgccactgcacaacagcctgggtaacagacggaaaccctgcctcaaaaaaaaacaaaaacaaaaaaaaagtaaagtggcACACTTGGAGTTGGACATTAGGAAGATTAACATGAATACTGTTCAGGAGTAGTACAGGTAGGGTGGGGCCGTGCTGGAAGGATGGGAAGAGGGAGGCCGAAAAACAAATTGGTTCTTTTCAAACCATCCCTGATCTCCTCCCCCACTTTTATAAGTCTTATCTACAGGGAACACAATTATTCGAGACATACTCTGTGCCTGGCGCCGGGTTTACAAGAGGCGGTCGTGTCCCACTTCCCTGGCGAACTCCTACGAATCCTTCAGTACCCGGCGGCACCCTCTGCCAGTAAAGGCTCATAAAACACGCTACAGTCACAGGATCTCCTCAGATCGGTGGAGGCGGCAGGAAGGCGTCCCAGGGAAGGGTTAACTTGAGCGAGATCCCAGCAGAAAAGCAGGTCGAAGATCCCCGGGCAGCGCGAAAGGAGGTTCAGAGAGCCCACCCCATCTCCTGCAACATCTCTCCAATGCAGGCACACACACGGGGTCCCCACGAGCACAGACACACAACCAACCGTCCTCTTTCCAGTCCCCACAAGGGACCTTCAAAGGGTCTCCTCCGGGGTACCACTCAGACCCGCCCCCGCCAGCCGAGCGCGGGGAGCAGGAAAACTCTAGCCGCAGCCGAGACGCTGCTCACCCGCGCTCGGCGCCATCTTGGCCCCGCCCCCTCGTGGGAGCAGGTCCTGGCAGAGCCGAAGAGCAAGTCACTGCCCCTTCCCCGTGCCAGAATAAGTCCTCTAGGCTCGcagaatgaaattatattttaaaagtttgtttttacaTCTACATATAAGGAGCACTCCCTCTTGGTGTAATTACTGCAATTTATTCCTTCACTACCCGGCTGCCAGGACCTTCAAGAGGCGCCACAAAACGGTGGCAGGGAAACCTGGAGCAACAAGGCCCCACCCCTGTTGGGCTGATCTTGCGCATGCGCCGACCTTCGTAGGCCGGATTTAAGGCTGCCGCCAGCCGCCTGGGAATTTAAAGGACCCACACTACCTTCCCGAAGTTGGTTTGAAGGCAAGAGGTGATTGTTTGTGGAAGGCGCTTTGTCATGGGACCTGTGCGGTTGGGAatattgcttttcctttttttggccGTGCACGAGGCTTGGGCTGGGATGCCGAAGGAGGAGGACGATGACACAGAACGCTTGCCCAGCAAATGCGAAGGTATTTGAAGGGGGTAGCCCCTATAGGCATCGCCTGGCCACACCTCCTTCTTCTAGGCCGGACATCCTGGACTGTATTGGGTGGGTCACCCGACCTCCTTGAAGGCTTGAGGGAGGTTCTGGTGGAGCTTGGCTGAATTTGGATGGGGTCAAGGAAGCGAACGTGTAGTGCCACCTCAAAGCTGCATCCAGAGGGAGCCTGCATTTTTTTGGCTGGCTTGGAACCCCCCCCCTCGCCCGCCAGTGGATTGTGGGAATTGTAGTTCAGGGACCATCGGCCCTGGACTGCCAACTTTTAGAGCATCTTCAGTGAGTGTTTACCTCATGTCACCAGACCTTAATCTGCCGAGGCTGCAGGAGCCGGGTGTGAGGCTCAGGCCTTGTGGACATCCGCTGCCCTACCCTAGCATAGACGCTCCCAAATTACAGGCCCCACACCCCGATGAGGGGGTTTGAGGGTGAGTAACTCAGCCTTTGAAGCTCATAAACAAAAGGAAGCCACACAACTAGGAGAGGGTCCCCATCCGGTGAGACTTTGCAGACGGTGCTTACTATATGGATTTTTCAGCAAGCAGCACCTTCCATAGCTGCACTAGCGTGGGGCCCAGTTGAGAAAGGGGGCTGGCCCTGATGCCCTAGTTTGCTGCCCTCCTGACTTTACGTTTCTCCTCTGGATTCTTTTTCTCTTCGCTTCACCCCCCCCAACTGTATTTCAGTATCATGAAAAGCAGTCATGATAGTCTCATGACTTGGTCCTCATCTCTGTCTCCTCTCACCTCCGTGTGCCGCTCTTCTCCCCTGACCTGTCAATCTTTTTAAATAGACTTAATCACCTAATTGTATCAGTCCTTGCTTTAACACCTCTGCAGGCCTTCTATCAGAATACAGCCAACGGgcctgggcacagcggctcacatctgtaatctcagcactttggaaggccaaggtgggaggatcacttgagcccatgagttcaggCCCAGCTTCACCATAGCTTGTCATCCTTGGTTTATCTGTCCCAACTACACTGACAGAGACCTGTAGATAGAGATAATAGGTCTTATTGCTGTCTATATTGTTAGTATGCATACagaaggagctcaataaataactGCAGGTTAACAGTGAATACTTATACAGTGCTCACTATGTGCCGGCCTTTATATATGttgatttatttaatcttcatcacACTCCCATGAGGGACATACTATTATTATccaattgtatttatttcatatattatatatatatattttttttttcttttgagacagagtctcatgctgttgcccaggctgaagtgcagtggtgcaatctcagctcactgcaacctccgcctcccgggtgttcaagcgattctcctgcctcagcctcccaagtagctgggattacaggcacccgccaacatgcccagctaatttttgtatttttagtagagacaaggtttcactatgttggccaggatggtctcaatctcttgacctcgtgacccacccacctcagcctcccaaagtgttgggattacaggcatgagtcactgtgccggcctatttatttttaatgtattttactttttttgagatggagtctccctctgttgcctgggctggggtgcagtggtgggatctcagctcactgcaacctctacctcctgggttcaagtgattctcctgcctcagcctcctgagtagctattacaggtgcacaccaccacacctggctagtttttgtatttttagtagagatggggtttcaccatgctggccaggctggtcttcaactcctcaagtgatctgccctcctcagcctcccaaagtgctgggattacaggtgtgagccaccactcctggcctattatcccattttaaagatgaagaaaccggctgggcgcggtggctcacgcctataatcccagtactttgggaggccaaggcaggcagatcacgaggtcagctgattaagaccatcctggctaacatggtgaaaccccgtctctactaaaaatacaaaaaattagccgggcgttgtggtgggtgcctgtagtcccagctactcgggagactgaggcaggagaatggtgtgaacccaggaggcggagctggcagtgagctgagatcgagccactgcactccagcctgggcgacagagcgagagtccgtctcaaaaaaaaaaaaaagatgaagaaaccaaggcacaaCAAGCAGGAAGATTGCCACACAGCTGCTAAATGGCTGAGCCAGGATTCCAACCCAGCCAGTCTGGCTCGAGTCTGCACTTGTATGCTCTGCTGCCTCAGGTCATCTGCAGAATGAATGGCTGGTGTGTTTGTCTTTCACCTCCCCTGAACGTTTCTCCTCCCCACCAGTGTGTAAGCTGCTGAGTACAGAGCTACAGGCAGAGCTGAGTCGCACCGGTCGATCTCGAGAGGTGCTGGAGCTGGGGCAGGTGCTGGACACAGGCAAGAGGAAGAGACACGTGCCTTACAGCGTTTCGTGAGTCCTTCGTGCTCCTCCCCTTTCCAACCCCCAACGGAGCCCTGGGAATTCCTACAGCATCCAGGGaatctttgtttcctttctttccacagagaGACAAGGCTGGAAGAGGCCTTAGAGAATTTATGTGAGCGGATCCTGGACTATAGTGTTCACGCTGAGCGCAAGGGCTCACTGAGATATGCCAAGGTCAGACCCTTCCCCAGGGCAGGACCCCACTTCTCAGATACAAAGATCTGTATCCCCTGAGGTCCTCCAGAGGTTATCTGCCCATCATCTCACCATCATGGAACTCACCCTTGAATCTCCAGCAGTTGACAAAACTGAAATGgcagaaaggggaagggaggggtggggtggtgggctgGGCTGATGCCAAATTCTTAATCTCTCAGGGTCAGAGTCAGACCATGGCAACACTGAAAGGCCTAGTGCAGAAGGGGGTGAAGGTGGATCTGGGGATCCCTCTGGAGCTGTGGGATGAGCCCAGCGTGGAGGTCACATACCTCAAGAAGCAGGTAGGATAAGATACTGCACCATCCAGGGAGGTGAGAAGGGAACCTGAGAGGGGAGCTAGGTTCTAGGGTTTGACTGTAGGGGATGTCTACCCCTGAGCATGGGGAAGGGGGCAGAGTGAGGACTGTGCCATTGATTAAAGTGAGTCCAGGAGCGGTGgggtgcgcggtggctcacacctgtaatcccagcaatttgggaggctgaggcaggtggatcatctgaggtcataagtttgagaccagcctggccaacaaggcaaaaccccatctttaataaaaacacaaaagttagccaggcgtggtggtgcacgcctgtgatcccagctacttgggaggctgaggcaagagaattgcttgaacccaggaggtggaggttgcagtgagccgagatcgcaccattgcactccagccagggcgacagagcaagactccatctcaaaaaaaaaaaaaaaatgagccaggtggagtggctcacaactgtaatgctagcactttgcgAGTCTGAGGGagaaggattgtttgagaccagagttagagaccagcttgtgTAACATAAGAGACccttctctacaaataataataattttaaagaattttttttttcaagacggagtttcactcttattgcccaggctggagtgcagtggcaccatctcagctcaccgcaacctccacctcctgggttcaagccattctcctgcttcagcctcccgagtagctggaattacaagcgcctgccaccacacccggctaattttttgtaattttagtagagacggggtttcctcatgttggccaggctggtcgaactccagacctcaggtgatcctcccgccttggcctcccaaagtgctgggattacaggcatgagccatcgggCCCTGCcttaaggaaaatttttaaaaataatgggccgggtgcgatggctcacgtatgtaatcccagcactttgggagggcgaggcaggcggatcacgacatcagcggttcgagaccagctgggccaacatagtgaaaccctgtctctactaaaaataaaagaattagccgggcgtggtggcatggtggcgtgcatctgtagtcccagctactcaggaagctgaggcaggagaattgcttgaacccaggaggcagaggttgcagtgagctgagatcccaccactgcagtccagcctgggtgacagagcgagactccatctcaaaaaaaaaaaaaagtaacaatggTTGCTAATAATATCCACCatcacttattgagcacctactgtgtccCAGACTCTGGACCAGATACTTTGCATCTGTAGCCTCATTTTACCCTCAACAACCTGATGTGGTAGGTGCAATTACCATACATATTTTACAGGCAAGGAGCTGAAACTCAAGAGTTTAATAAACTACTTGGCAGAGTAGATGctggtaaatgtttgttgaatgaatgaggatTGCACATCTAGTAGGCCAAACTTAGCTTCCTGGCTACCTGCCTTTCCAAAATCAGTCAGGTTGAGCAGGGAGAGAAGACAGGAGGGATCTCAAATCCCTCCAGAGCGGATACTCTTCTGGCCCTTCTACTTGACCAGTGTGAGACCATGTTGGAGGAGTTTGAAGACATTGTGGGAGACTGGTACTTCCACCATCAGGAGCAGCCCCTACAAAATTTTCTCTGTGAAGGTCATGTGCTCCCAGCTGCTGAAACTGGTAAGCGTAAGGGTTGAACTCCTCTCCTGCCAAGCCATAGCCTCCCCTGCCTCCAGGActaatatttaaattgttttctgtcATCCAATCTAGCGTGTCTTCAGGAAACTTGGACTGGAAAGGAGATCAAAGATggggaagagaaaacagaagggggggaagagcaggaggaagaggaggaagagcaggaggaggaggaggaagaggaagaggaggaagaagaagggggaGACAAGATGACCAAGACAGGGGGCCACCCCAAACTTGACCGAGAAGATCTTTGACCCTTGCCTTTGAGCCCCCAGGAGGGGAAGGGATCATGGAGAGCCCTCTAAAGTCTGCGCTCTCCCTGCTCCACAGCTTTCAGGGTGTTTGTGAGTGACTCCACCCAAGCTTGTAGCTGTTCTCTCCCGTCTAACCTCAGGCAAGATCCTGGTGAAACAGCATGACATGGCTTCCGGGGTGGAGGTCCTGCTCCTACAGATGAACTCCATCCAGCCCCTTAATTGGCAGGTGTATGTGCTGACAGTACTGAAAGCTTTCCTCTTTAACTGATCCCACCCCCAGAGGTCAGCAGTGGCACTGGAGCTGTGGGCTTTGGGAAACAGTCACTTAGCTCCTTAAGGTCTGTTTTTAGACCCTTCCAAGGAAGAGGCCAGAACGGACATTCTCTGCGATCTATATACATTGCCTGTAACCAGAAGGCTACACACCAGCAAACCATGAAGGGGAATGGGACGCTGGGTCATGGCCTGGAGTTGCTGATAAGTTAGGTGGGGTAGATGCTTGGTCTACTTCAGATCAGTGTAACCCAGAGCCCACCATATAGTTTTATAGGTGCTAAATTTTCTATATCGctattaaacttttttctttttttctaaaaactagCTGGGCCCAAAGTTTCAAACAACAGCCGGGCACACATAGCTAGCTGGTCGATGAGGCAGCACCCAGAATGGCCGCTGTCTTGTTAAGCTCaagctccagcctgagcaacatagtgaagccccaattctatacacacacacacacacattaagaaGACTGCAGGGCTGGTGGtgcagcgcctgtagtcccagttactgcaGAGGtggagataggaggatcacttgagtccaaaaggtcaagcccagcctggaggctgggcacagtgactcacacctgtaatcttagcactttgggaggccaaggcgggtggataacgagatcaggagatagagaccatcctagctaacacggtgaaaccccgtctgtactaaaaatacaaaaaattagccaggtgtggtggcgagcgcctgtattcccagctactcgggaggctgaggcaggagaatggcgggaacccgggaggcggagcttgcagtgagccgagatcgtgccactgcactccagcctgggtgacagagcgagactctgtctcaaaaaaaaaaaaaaaaattagccgggcatggtggtgggcgcctgtaatcccagttactcgttactcgggaggctgagacaggagagtcgcttgaacccaggaggcagaggttgcagtgagctgagatcacgccactgcactctagcctgggcgacagaacaagactccatctcaaaaaaaaaaaaaaaaaatttagagaggcgtgcacgcctgtattcccagcactcccggaggccgaagcaggagaatcgctagaaccaggggttcaagactggggcgagctatgatggtgcccctgcactctagcctgggcgacagggcgacactttgtctcaaaagaaaaaaagaccaggcgcggaggctcacacctgtaatcctagcactttaggagaccaaggctggaggatcgctggagcccaggagttccagaccagtcctGGCAACAGAACtagactgtgtctctaaaaaaaaaaacagaaagaaataatagaaaccttagctgggcttggtggtgggcatctgtggtcccagatactcgggaggctgaggcgggaggatcacatgagcccaggaggttgaggctacagtgaggtctgaccgcgccactgcactcctgcctgggtaactGAGCATGACCCCTCCTCAAAGCTAATGGCGCTTCATAATTCTGCAGTGCAAAGAAGTTGCTCGGGTTGTGGGGCGGAGAACCACCAGGAGGCTGGAGCCCAGGCAGCCTCCTCTGGCACACGGTGAAGGCGCCGGAACTACGGCTACTTCCGCGGCGCGGCTTCGGTCGCCATATCTGGGTACACGGGAACTCGCAGAGGACAAACTCCCACCCGCGTTTTCGATTTCTGCGCTTTTCTCGAGTGAGGCAAGACCTAGCAGAGGCCCAAGGTAGAGCGCGGCTAGGATTCGATTGAGGGAAACATAAAGGATAGCCTTTGGAGGGTGACGGGCAAGGACGTACGTACCGCGAAAGCAATGGGGCGGGGGCCGTGGACGCCGAGGGAGGGGCGGGCCCAAGTGTGAAGGGAGGCTGGGCGATACCATTTTGGGCAGGGGTTGAGGGGTGATACCAACTTAATGGGAGGCGGGTGGCAGAGAACCGAGGCTTAGGGGCAGTGGCGGGGCCGGGCGCGGGTGGGGGATCGTGGAGGGACAGGACGGTCGCCCACTACTCCATTTCCTTTCTCCCCAGCCCGTCCCTCCCTGCCAGGAGCAGCCTCATGCGGACCGAGCCGCTGCACGGGGCATCCCCTCTGCTGGTGCCCGGCGACCCCTACTCCGTGGTGGTTCTGCTGCAGGGCTACGCGGATCCCGAGGGGGTGGGCGACGCCGTGCGCGCCGACGGCTCCGTGACCCTGGTCCTACCCCAGACCCGGGGCCCGGCCTCCAGCCACCGAGAGTCCCCGCGCGGGAGTGGCGGCGCAGAGGCCGCCCTGGAGGAGGCGGCCCGTGGCCCCATCCTGGTGGACACCGGGGGCCCCTGGGCTCAGGAGGCGCTGCTGGGGGCGCTGGCGGGGCAGGGCGTGGCCCCGGGAGACGTGACGCTAGTGGTGGGGACTCATGGGCACTCGGATCACATCGGGAACTTGGGGCTGTTCCCAGGCGCGGCTCTGCTGGTCTCGCACGACTTCTGCCTCCCCGGAGGCCGCTACCTGCCCCACGGGCTGGGTGAGGGGCAGCCCCTGCGCCTGGGCCCGGGGCTCGAGGTATGGGCCACGCCGGGCCACGGGGGCCAGCGCGACGTGAGCGTGGTGGTGGCCGGCACGGCTCTGGGCACCGTGGTGGTGGCGGGAGATGTGTTTGAGCGAGATGGGGACGAGGATTCGTGGCAGGCACTGAGTGAAGACCCCGCAGCCCAGGAGCGGAGCCGGAGGAGGGTCCTGGTTGTTGCCGACGTGGTCGTACCTGGTCACGGTCCCCCCTTTCGAGTGCTAAGGGAAGCCTCGCAGCCCGAGACGGAGGGTGGAGGGAACAGCCAGCAGCAGCCGGCGGTCGGAGACGAGGAGCCAGCCCTGCACTACTCAGCCCCGAGAGGGACTGCACTCTTGTCAGGGAAGCCCTAACAGTGAGGAGCTGCTGGAGACAGAGTCAGAGCAGTCAAGGGTGGGAGCTTCCAGCCCTTCCAGGAGGCCAGTTTTCCAGTGAGGACAGAGTACACCTGACACTGCCATCACATCGTCAGTATCACTGCCTGTCTCTGCCACCAAACTAAGATCAAAGGACGGGCTCAGCTCCCTCCCTGTGCattctccctgggcctcagtaaAATGGGAGAAGGTTCCTGGGAGGGGCCTCCAAAATAAAAACGGAAACTGCATTGAAAATCATAGTGCCCTAGTGTAAATGTGAAGCATTGAGAGTGATAATCGTGCAAACATGGTAATCTACAACTGCAGCAGAGGCATACTTTGGCCAATTGCCCCTTTCTTATAGGATGGAGGTTGCTGAGAGAAGGTGCAGGGCATAGAGATGACCCCTTAGTCACCTGACTT
This window of the Pongo abelii isolate AG06213 chromosome 6, NHGRI_mPonAbe1-v2.0_pri, whole genome shotgun sequence genome carries:
- the LOC100443144 gene encoding metallo-beta-lactamase domain-containing protein 1 isoform X3, translated to MGPVRLGILLFLFLAVHEAWAGMPKEEDDDTERLPSKCEVCKLLSTELQAELSRTGRSREVLELGQVLDTGKRKRHVPYSVSETRLEEALENLCERILDYSVHAERKGSLRYAKCKEVARVVGRRTTRRLEPRQPPLAHGEGAGTTATSAARLRSPYLGTRELAEDKLPPAFSISALFSSEARPSRGPSPSLPARSSLMRTEPLHGASPLLVPGDPYSVVVLLQGYADPEGVGDAVRADGSVTLVLPQTRGPASSHRESPRGSGGAEAALEEAARGPILVDTGGPWAQEALLGALAGQGVAPGDVTLVVGTHGHSDHIGNLGLFPGAALLVSHDFCLPGGRYLPHGLGEGQPLRLGPGLEVWATPGHGGQRDVSVVVAGTALGTVVVAGDVFERDGDEDSWQALSEDPAAQERSRRRVLVVADVVVPGHGPPFRVLREASQPETEGGGNSQQQPAVGDEEPALHYSAPRGTALLSGKP
- the LOC100443144 gene encoding metallo-beta-lactamase domain-containing protein 1 isoform X4, producing the protein MRTEPLHGASPLLVPGDPYSVVVLLQGYADPEGVGDAVRADGSVTLVLPQTRGPASSHRESPRGSGGAEAALEEAARGPILVDTGGPWAQEALLGALAGQGVAPGDVTLVVGTHGHSDHIGNLGLFPGAALLVSHDFCLPGGRYLPHGLGEGQPLRLGPGLEVWATPGHGGQRDVSVVVAGTALGTVVVAGDVFERDGDEDSWQALSEDPAAQERSRRRVLVVADVVVPGHGPPFRVLREASQPETEGGGNSQQQPAVGDEEPALHYSAPRGTALLSGKP
- the LOC100443144 gene encoding metallo-beta-lactamase domain-containing protein 1 isoform X1, giving the protein MGPVRLGILLFLFLAVHEAWAGMPKEEDDDTERLPSKCEVCKLLSTELQAELSRTGRSREVLELGQVLDTGKRKRHVPYSVSETRLEEALENLCERILDYSVHAERKGSLRYAKGQSQTMATLKGLVQKGVKVDLGIPLELWDEPSVEVTYLKKQCKEVARVVGRRTTRRLEPRQPPLAHGEGAGTTATSAARLRSPYLGTRELAEDKLPPAFSISALFSSEARPSRGPSPSLPARSSLMRTEPLHGASPLLVPGDPYSVVVLLQGYADPEGVGDAVRADGSVTLVLPQTRGPASSHRESPRGSGGAEAALEEAARGPILVDTGGPWAQEALLGALAGQGVAPGDVTLVVGTHGHSDHIGNLGLFPGAALLVSHDFCLPGGRYLPHGLGEGQPLRLGPGLEVWATPGHGGQRDVSVVVAGTALGTVVVAGDVFERDGDEDSWQALSEDPAAQERSRRRVLVVADVVVPGHGPPFRVLREASQPETEGGGNSQQQPAVGDEEPALHYSAPRGTALLSGKP
- the LOC100443144 gene encoding metallo-beta-lactamase domain-containing protein 1 isoform X2, giving the protein MCKLLSTELQAELSRTGRSREVLELGQVLDTGKRKRHVPYSVSETRLEEALENLCERILDYSVHAERKGSLRYAKGQSQTMATLKGLVQKGVKVDLGIPLELWDEPSVEVTYLKKQCKEVARVVGRRTTRRLEPRQPPLAHGEGAGTTATSAARLRSPYLGTRELAEDKLPPAFSISALFSSEARPSRGPSPSLPARSSLMRTEPLHGASPLLVPGDPYSVVVLLQGYADPEGVGDAVRADGSVTLVLPQTRGPASSHRESPRGSGGAEAALEEAARGPILVDTGGPWAQEALLGALAGQGVAPGDVTLVVGTHGHSDHIGNLGLFPGAALLVSHDFCLPGGRYLPHGLGEGQPLRLGPGLEVWATPGHGGQRDVSVVVAGTALGTVVVAGDVFERDGDEDSWQALSEDPAAQERSRRRVLVVADVVVPGHGPPFRVLREASQPETEGGGNSQQQPAVGDEEPALHYSAPRGTALLSGKP
- the LOC100443144 gene encoding protein canopy homolog 4 isoform X5; the encoded protein is MGPVRLGILLFLFLAVHEAWAGMPKEEDDDTERLPSKCEVCKLLSTELQAELSRTGRSREVLELGQVLDTGKRKRHVPYSVSETRLEEALENLCERILDYSVHAERKGSLRYAKGQSQTMATLKGLVQKGVKVDLGIPLELWDEPSVEVTYLKKQCETMLEEFEDIVGDWYFHHQEQPLQNFLCEGHVLPAAETACLQETWTGKEIKDGEEKTEGGEEQEEEEEEQEEEEEEEEEEEEGGDKMTKTGGHPKLDREDL